ACCAAGAACTCTTTTAAAGATCCTATTTCCGTTTTAGAAAGACTTAGATTAGGCATCCCGCTGATAGGATTCAAAAATTTAGGATTTTCTAATTTAGAAGAAATATATAATTCCAATTTTTCCTTACTATCCAGACTCGGATCCGTAAGCTTGGATCTGATCTGATTCCATTTTTCGTGATCAGGTTCTTCTTTATAAGAAGCCATTTCTTCCACTTGTTTTAGAAAGTCCGCGGACTTGAACATCTCAGTCGTTCTAGAACGGATCGCATCCAGGTTCGGAGCCACATTTCCACCTGCCCCGCCGATGATATGGCAGCTTCTGCATCCTTTGATCTCTACTAATTGTTCTCCGGAGTATTTCATATTCTCGGTGGAGATCTGTCCCGGAACTAATTTCAGAACAGGTGCAGGAAGAAGTCCTCCATCCTTTCTCATCCGGATATGTGAGATAAATATTCCATCTTCTCCTAAAGCAAGGCCGGTAAAATCCTGTCTTCTTTCTTCTTCGTATTTAGTAGGAAGAACGATCCACCAGGGTTCTCCTGTAACACCTTTTTTATCGTCTATAGGAACGGCAAGTAAGGACGTAATATGGGAAGCAGCGATCACAAGATGTCCTCTTAGAGAAGCAAGTTTATGATTTTTAGGAACATAGATCATATCCGCAGGACCTACGGATTTAGGAAAAGTCATTAGGTTATTATAAGTCATACTAGGATTGGTATTATCCCAAGGAAAATCCGTCCCCTTGGTCGCCCTGACTAAACGATCTATTTCAGGTCCGTTATCCGCAATATATACCTCTCCACCTTCCGACTTAGCGATCGCAAAAGGATTTCTTAGCCCCATCGAGAAAATATATCCGCCCGCTTCCGTTTTTTTACCTGTATAGAACGGATTGGATTCCACCTGAGAGAAATCGGATTTTAATCTTAGTAGTTTTCCATTGGTGCTGTCCTTCTTATGAGAACTTGTCCAGGATTGACCGTCTCCAGTTCCGACCCAAATATGATAATTCGAATCCACGAAACAGTGGCCTATCTGATGCGCAAGACCTGCAGTATCACCCCTAAAAGGAGAATCGAAAACTTCTACCTTTTCGATCTTTGTCCAGGGAGAATTTCCTACCGACTTCCAACGAGTGATCTTATTACTTCTTCCCCATCCGTTTTGATACACGGATGTAGTAAAAAGTGTTTTATCATCCGGAGTTAAACAAGCACCTGTCTGCCCCATCTCCGCTTGAAAATCAGGAAGTTCCTTTCTTGGTTTAGAAATTTCCTCATCTTCTCCTATCTGGATTACATTTCCGTTTCGAAGACGGGCTTTAATACTTCCTCTCAACTCACTTACGATGTAAATTACGTCATTTGGAGATTGTCCCGGAGATTTAAGTAATGCAATACTGACAGGTGTAGTAAAATCTCCTGCATCTTCCACCAGAGTAAAACCTTCACGAACAAGCCATTCTGCATTCTTTTCATCCGCATTCTTCCTCATTTCTTTATTGTTATAAAACTGAGAATAAACAAGAGAAGGCAGAAAGAACAAATATAGTAATAAGAATATCTTTTTAAAATGAGGAATTTTCATGCTGACAATGGCTTTCTTACAAAATAATCCAGCAAGCAAAAAGTCATAATCCCATTATTACAGAATGAAGACGCGCATATTCATGCAATTAACATAATATTTCAATTCATCGTTCTGTAATTATACTGCGTTCTTTTTGAAATCAAAAAGAAGTAAAAAACGAACATGCTAAATGCGAAGATAGAGACTAAGTGGTTCCAACTCTTTCTTGTATTAGGGATATTGACGCGAATTGCGACCGCAATCTTGAACAGCGGGTATCTCGCCTTAGACGATTATTACATTCTGTTCTTTTCCGTCCCGGCTCAATCAGAGTCATTATCTCTGATCAATTCGGTACAAGCAGTTCCCGAGATACGTTCCTTACTTCCAGACTCGATCGTCCGTCTATTTGCAACCACGGCTTATAAATTAGGATTCGAAGATCCATTATACCAGATCAAATTCGTATTTCTTTGTTTAGGGTTATTCTCCGGGATCTCTATCTGGATAGGATATAAATTCTTAAAGTATCTTTATCCGAAAGAATCGAATTCTAAAAGTTATTACCAAGCCTGGGTGCCATTATCGGGAGCATTCTTACTTTCTCTCCATTTTTTAATGCCTTTGGTTTCTACCAGGGCACTGATCGAATCCATGTCCGCTCCTTTTCTCTTAGGAGCGGTATTCTCGGCATCCATCTATTGGAGATTCGGAGAATGGAAACAATTAGGAATATCTTTAGGACTCTTGGCGATCGCTTCTCTTTTTAGATCCCAAGTCGGGGTCTGTGCCTTAGCTTTATTCTCCTTGGTCGTATATAGATCCTGGAAGAACGCAACATTCAAAGATATTTATATATTTATAATCTTTTCCGTCCTTTTAGGGATCATAACAGGAATTCCGGACCTAATATTTAGAGGATCATTTCATTCTTCTTTAAGATCTTATATCTCTTATAATCTGCAACATTCCGCGGAATACGGGACTTCTCCCTGGTTTGCATATTTGCCCGCGATACTGGGAGTTTCCCTTTTTCCATTTCTGATC
This is a stretch of genomic DNA from Leptospira dzoumogneensis. It encodes these proteins:
- a CDS encoding PQQ-dependent sugar dehydrogenase, which gives rise to MKIPHFKKIFLLLYLFFLPSLVYSQFYNNKEMRKNADEKNAEWLVREGFTLVEDAGDFTTPVSIALLKSPGQSPNDVIYIVSELRGSIKARLRNGNVIQIGEDEEISKPRKELPDFQAEMGQTGACLTPDDKTLFTTSVYQNGWGRSNKITRWKSVGNSPWTKIEKVEVFDSPFRGDTAGLAHQIGHCFVDSNYHIWVGTGDGQSWTSSHKKDSTNGKLLRLKSDFSQVESNPFYTGKKTEAGGYIFSMGLRNPFAIAKSEGGEVYIADNGPEIDRLVRATKGTDFPWDNTNPSMTYNNLMTFPKSVGPADMIYVPKNHKLASLRGHLVIAASHITSLLAVPIDDKKGVTGEPWWIVLPTKYEEERRQDFTGLALGEDGIFISHIRMRKDGGLLPAPVLKLVPGQISTENMKYSGEQLVEIKGCRSCHIIGGAGGNVAPNLDAIRSRTTEMFKSADFLKQVEEMASYKEEPDHEKWNQIRSKLTDPSLDSKEKLELYISSKLENPKFLNPISGMPNLSLSKTEIGSLKEFLVELSEDSVRFQGLEKWEYSVVKQFEQNPRISLVLSLLFGIIFGIYGKRIFYLLKGLSIRLYLRFMKKS